In one Melopsittacus undulatus isolate bMelUnd1 chromosome 4, bMelUnd1.mat.Z, whole genome shotgun sequence genomic region, the following are encoded:
- the LOC106023295 gene encoding pulmonary surfactant-associated protein A-like — MLSYSSYMLTAVAALLVTCNALTKYPGIPGLPSIPGLSGRDDLQGQTHLSGLPKSLNTEVHKVLNLKHRLSRLKGVLVLKGKIREVREKIFASNGEKVDFASALASCEDARGTLATPMNEEENKAILGIVKEYNQYAYLGIKIGEDAGQFKYLNGIPVNYTKWYQNEPNGKRTEKCVEMYNDGSWNDKKCNLRRLTICEF; from the exons ATGTTGTCTTACTCATCCTACATGCTTACAGCAGTAGCTGCTTTGCTAGTGACTTGCAATGCACTGACTAAATATCCAGGAATCCCTGGGCTGCCTAGTATCCCTGGGCTGTCTGGCAGAGACGATCTGCAAGGACAGACACATCTATCAG GTCTACCCAAATCTCTGAACACTGAAGTCCACAAAGTCTTAAATTTGAAACACCGACTTTCCAGACTTAAAGGCg TGCTTGttttgaaggggaaaataagagaagtaagagaaaaaatatttgccagCAATGGGGAGAAAGTTGATTTTGCATCTGCATTAGCATCCTGTGAAGACGCTAGAGGAACTCTTGCAACTCCTATGAATGAAGAGGAGAATAAAGCTATTTTGGGTATTGTGAAAGAGTATAACCAATATGCTTACCTGGGCATTAAAATAGGTGAGGATGCAGGTCAATTTAAGTATCTAAATGGCATCCCTGTGAATTATACCAAGTGGTATCAAAATGAGCCTAAtggcaaaaggacagaaaaatgtGTAGAGATGTACAACGATGGGAGCTGGAATGACAAAAAATGTAACCTGCGTCGCCTCACAATCTGTGAATTTTAA
- the LOC101868217 gene encoding pulmonary surfactant-associated protein A, producing the protein MMLSPQLFHKILGVAFLLLLCCTQGKPARVPPLPSVAQMLENGLQQRFMSGFLPPADNEMEDVTRQLDHEISRLEGVLHLQKMITAAGGKIFSTNGKKADFETALNTCKEAGGSIAAPRSQAENDAILYFVKSFNTYAYLGIKEPLIPSTFQFLDGTKLNYTNWYLNEPSGKGEEECVEMYTDGTWNDKKCNWNRLIVCQF; encoded by the exons ATGATGCTGTCTCCACAGTTGTTCCACAAAATTTTAGGAGTAGCTTTTCTCCTGCTACTATGCTGTACTCAGGGTAAACCTGCAAGAGTTCCTCCGCTGCCCAGTGTTGCACAGATGCTTGAAAATGGGCTACAACAAAGATTTATGTCAG GTTTCCTGCCACCGGCTGATAATGAAATGGAAGATGTTACCCGTCAATTAGATCATGAGATTTCCAGACTTGAAGGAG TTCTCCACTTGCAAAAGATGAtaacagcagctggaggaaaaatattttctaccaATGGGaaaaaagctgattttgaaACTGCACTGAACACATGCAAAGAGGCTGGAGGGTCTATTGCTGCTCCaagaagccaggctgagaaTGATGCTATTCTGTACTTTGTGAAAAGTTTTAATACCTATGCCTACCTGGGGATAAAGGAACCTCTTATTCCAAGCACATTCCAGTTCCTAGATGGTACAAAGCTGAACTATACCAACTGGTATTTAAATGAACCTTCTGGCAAAGGGGAAGAGGAATGTGTGGAGATGTACACTGATGGCACTTGGAATGACAAGAAGTGCAACTGGAATCGCCTTATTGTTTGTCAGTTTTAG